In Podospora pseudopauciseta strain CBS 411.78 chromosome 3, whole genome shotgun sequence, one genomic interval encodes:
- a CDS encoding hypothetical protein (EggNog:ENOG503NXIM; BUSCO:EOG0926505R; COG:O), with the protein MADVPLYVVSDYSSSERRITPSWSIAQLKTKLEPITGIPPSCQHIFLKTSSNDGIPIEASDEEAVYLQSFPLAPYAELQVVDTRPASARPNFTSAVGVEKFELPEEEYEKKTDSVLAWKKAQKLGRFDPNAPTHEQAKIDAIAKEIGARGIAVGKRCRVGGDDTRRGEVKYVGDVKEIPGIGAWVGVQLDEPVGKNDGSVGGTRYWGEESELKRGVFVRAERVEVGDFPVLDDLEDMEEI; encoded by the exons atggCTGACGTCCCGCTCTATGTCGTATCCGACTACTCGTCTTCGGAAAGACGGATCACCCCCTCATGGTCTATCGCTCAGCTCAAGACCAAGTTGGAACCCATCACCGGCATTCCTCCTTCCTGCCAGCACATTTTCCTCAAGACCTCGTCCAACGATGGGATTCCGATCGAGGCTTCGGACGAGGAGGCGGTCTATCTGCAAAGCTTTCCGCTAGCGCCATATGCTGAATTGCAA GTTGTTGATACGCGGCCAGCGTCTGCCAGGCCCAATTTCACAAGCGCCGTTGGCGTCGAGAAATTCGAGCTGCCTGAAGAGGAGtacgagaagaagacggacTCGGTCCTCGCATGGAAGAAGGCTCAGAAGCTCGGGCGATTCGACCCGAACGCCCCGACCCATGAGCAGGCCAAGATCGACGCCATCGCCAAAGAGATTGGGGCCCGAGGAATCGCGGTGGGGAAGCGGTGCagagttggtggtgacgataCGAGACGCGGGGAGGTCAAGTACGTGGGGGATGTCAAGGAGATTCCTGGTATTGGTGCCTGGGTGGGCGTCCAACTGGACGAGCCGGTTGGCAAGAATGACGGCAGCGTGGGAGGTACGCGCTACTGGGGCGAAGAGTCGGAGCTTAAGCGTGGCGTGTTTGTGAGAGCAGAGcgggtggaggttggggacTTTCCTGTTCTGGATGACCTCGAGGACATGGAGGAGATCTGA